The window GCCCCTCAGCTCGTCTAGCCCTGTTCGCGCTGGTGGTACGTCTTGCGCGTGTGCTCCGTGTGCGTCCGCATGATCTCCGTGGCCCGCTGTTCGTCCCGCGAGGAGATCGCCGCAATCAGTGCGCGGTGCTCGATCCAGGACTGGGTGCCGCGCTGGCGGGCCACCGGGGTGTAGTACCAGCGGACCCGGCGGTCCACCTGTCCGGCGAGTTCGGCGAGGACGACATTGCCCGCCAGTTCCATGACCTTGGCGTGGAACGCGGCATTGGTGGCAACGGCGAGATCCACATCGTCGTCGGCGACGGCCTGCTCACCCTTGGCGCAGAGCTCTTCGAGCGCGGCGATGCCGGCCGTGCCCGAGTTGGCCGCGGCCAGCCGGGCGGCCTCGGCCTCCAGGAGCGTACGGACCGACAGCAACTGGTCCGCTTCCTCCTCGGTGGGTTCATGGACGAACGCACCTTGCGCGGGCCGCAGATCGACCCAGCCCTCGGTGTTCAGCCGCTGCAACGCCTCGCGCACCGGCTGTCGCGACACGCCGAGGTGTCCCGCGAGTTCGCTCTCGACCAGATGCTGGCCGGGGCGGAGCGCACGCGTGGTGATCAGTTCGAGCAGCGCCTCATAGACACGCTCGCGCAGCGGACCGGGCCGTTCCAGCTTCGGCACAGCCCCTTGCGGCAGTCCTGTGGACAACATCGCGGTCCCCCTCCGGGCGACGAGCAATTGCTTATCGTCTACAGTCTACCGAGCACAATGGGGGTCAGGGACAGCGGATCACCTGACCTGCGTACGAAAGATTTCCGCCGAACCCGAAAAGCAGCGCCGGGGCACCGCTCTCGACCTCACCCCGTTCGACCAGTTTCGACAGCGCCATGGGGATGGAAGCGGCGGATGTATTGCCCGAATCCACTACATCGCGGGCGATGACGGCGTTGACCGCACCGATCTTCCGGGCGACCGGCTCGATGATCCGCAAATTGGCCTGATGCAGTACCACCGCAGCGAGATCCTCGGGGGCGACCCCGGCCCTTTCGCACACCTTGCGCGCGATGGGCGGCAGTTGAGTGGTGGCCCAGCGGTAGACGGACTGCCCCTCCTGGGCAAAGCGCGGCGGCGTCCCCTCGATCCGCACCGCACGCCCCATCTCCGGCACCGAACCCCACAGCACGGGGCCGATTCCGGGCGCGGCGTCCGCATCGCCCCGCGGATCCGCGACCACGACCGCGGCGCCCGCGCCGTCGCCGAGCAGGACGCAGGTGGAGCGGTCGGTCCAGTCGGCGATGTCGGCCATCTTGTCGGCACCGATCACCAGCGCACGGGTCGCGGCGCCCGCCCGGACGGCGTGATCCGCGGTGGCGAGGGCGTGGGTGAAGCCGGAGCAGACCACATTGATGTCCATCACGGCCGGGGAACCCATGCCGAGCCGGGCGGCGACCCGCGCCGACATGCTCGGCGACCGGTCCATGGCGGTGGAGGTCGCGACGAGGACCAGATCGATGTCCGTGGGGAGCAGACCGGCCGCGGCGAGCGCCTTGGCCGCCGCGTGGGCGGCCATCTCGTCCACCGGCTCGTCAGGGCCTCCCACATGGCGAGTCTTGATCCCGACGCGACTGGTGATCCACTCGTCGCTGGTGTCGACCATGGCCGCCAGGTCGTCGTTGGTGAGCACCTTGGCGGGCTGATAGTGGCCGAGCGCCACGACACGTGAGCCGGTCATGTAGAGGTTCCCCTCGCTACGTATGGCAGGAACTATCCAGTCTTGGTGGCTACCGCCCGGTACGGGTGCACGTGATCCCACAGGATTACCGGCCGAGGCTTGGAGGCTTGACAACACCCTTGACGCCTTTGAACGCATACTGTAGACAATATTCGGTCGACTTGACATCGTCTCCTGTTCCCGCGCTCGGTCCTTCACCGAACGGAGAGCCCCCGTGAAAGTCGCAGTTGTCGGTGCCGGTGCGAACGAGCGGCTGACACACCCCCCTCGTACGCGAGGCCGGAGGCACGCTGCCGTCCGCGCCACCCACTGCGGCGTGGGAGGCGATCTCACACTCCATGTGCAGCACAATGAAATCGTCGAGGTCACCTCACCGCACGACAACCCGGTGACCCACGGCAACCTCTGCATCAAGGGCCGTTTCGGCTTCCAACACGTACAGAATCGGGTTTAACCGCCATGGGACGGGTCACCGAGCGCCGCCGCACCATTCGCATCAGGGACGGGGTGGTCTCCGCCCGCCCCGACACACTTGTCGCCGAGGAGCCTCTGGAGATCCGGCTGAACGGCAGGCCGCTGGCGATCACGATGCGTACGCCGGGCGACGACTTCGCACTGGCCGCGGGCTTCCTCGTCAGCGAGGGCGTGATCGGTGACGGCTCCGAGGTGCAGTCGATCGTGTACTGCGCGGGGGCGACGGCCGACGGCGTGAACACGTACAACGTGGTGGACGTGAAGCTCGCGCCCGGCGTGCAGGTCCCCGACATCACGTTGGAGCGCAACGTCTACACGACGTCGTCCTGCGGGCTGTGCGGCAAGGCGAGCCTCGACGCGGTCCGCACCACGACCCGGCACCCGATCGCCGACACTCCCCCGGTCCGGGTCGAGCCCGCGCTGCTCTCGGCCCTTCCCGACCGGCTGCGCGAGGCGCAGCGGGTCTTCGACCGGACCGGAGGTCTGCACGCGGCGGCGCTGTTCTCCGAGACGGGGGAACTCCTCGACATCCGGGAGGACGTCGGCCGGCACAACGCGGTCGACAAGCTCGTCGGCCGGGCCCTGACCGACCACCGGCTGCCGCTGTCCCGGGCGATTCTGCTGGTGTCGGGGCGGGCCTCGTTCGAGCTGGCCCAGAAGGCGGTGATGGCCGGCATCCCGATGCTCGCCGCGGTCTCGGCGCCGTCGTCGCTCGCCGTCGATCTGGCGGCCGAGACCGGACTGACCCTGGTCGGCTTTCTGCGGGGTCCGTCCATGAACGTGTACGCGGGTGACCACCGCATCGCCCTGGAGGCGACGGTCGGCCAGGGCTGAGCGGCCCGGCCCGCAACACGGGTCAGGGACCCGGCCGGCGGGGAGCGCCCCCTGCGCCGGCCGGTCCCGCCCCGTGAGTACGTCATCGGCCCGTTCGGGGGCGACGGAATGAGCCGTCGGGCCACGCCACCGGTCAGCGGCTCACGCCGCGGGCGAGCCGGTCAGCCCACCGCGACCGGCTCCTCCGCCGCCGCACCGCTCGCCGGATTCCCTGACCGCTCCCGGCGCCCCTGCTGCGGGTCGCGCGGGTCGAGCCTCTCGAGCGGGTCGCGCGAGCGACGCTTCGCGATCACCGCGCACACCATCAGCTGCATCTGGTGGAAAAGCATCAGCGGCAGCACGGCCAGGCTCGCGTGTGCTCCGAAGAGCACGCTCGCCATCGGCAGCCCCGAGGCCAGGCTCTTCTTCGAACCGGCGAACTGGATGGCGATCCGGTCGCCCCGGTCGAAGCCGAGCCGCTTCGCCCCGTGCCAGGTCAGTGCGAGCATCAGTGCGAGCAGCACCGCTTCGGCGGCGAGCAACGCACCGAGCCGGGCCGGGGTGACCTGGTGCCAGATTCCGGCGACCATGCCCTCGCTGAACGCGGTGTAGACGACCAGCAGGATCGAGCCCCGGTCGACATAGCCGAGCACCTTCTTGTGGCGGGTGATGAACCCCCCGATCCAGCGGCGCAGCAACTGCCCGGCGACGAACGGCAGCAGCAGTTGGACCCCGATCTTCAGCAGCGCGTCCCCGGAGAATCCGCCACCGCTGTTGCCGAGCAGCCCGGCAGCGAGCAGCGGGGTGAGGAAGATCCCGGCTAGCGAGGAGAAGGAGCCCGCGCAGATCGCCGCCGGCACGTTGCCGCGGGCGATCGAGGTGAACGCGATCGACGACTGGATGGTCGACGGGACGAGGCAGAGGAAGAGGAAGCCGCTGTAGAGCTGGGGCGTCAGGACGTACGGAACCAGGCTCTCGCCCGCCAGACCCAGCAGCGGGAACGCGACGAACGTGCAGATCAGGACGGTGAGATGGAGCCGCCAGTGCTTGAGTCCGTCGAGCGCCTCGGCGGTCGAGAGGCGGGCGCCGTACAGGAAGAAGAGAAGGGCGACCGCTCCGGTCGACGCGCCGCCCGCCACGTCCGCGGCGGCCCCCGACGCGGGGAGCAGCGCCGCAACCGCGACGGTGCCGATCAGCGCCAGGATGTACGGGTCGATCGGCAACCAGGACGGCAGCTTCAAGGTGCGGCGGCTCATGTGCTCCACGTGTTCTCTCGTTCAGGTCGTGCCCTCTCCATCTTGCTCTTGATCACCGCGATCGGGAATCCCGCATACCGCTCTCACTGTCATCATGTTCCGCGATAACCTGGCACTATGTACGACCCTGCACAGCTCCGTACCTTTCTCGCCGTCGCCCAGACGCTGAGTTTCACCCAGGCCGCCCGTCGGCTCGGCGTACGGCAGTCCACGGTGAGCCAGCATGTGCGGCGGCTCGAGGACGCGACGGGACGGCAGCTGTTCACCCGGGACACGCACCGGGTCGATCTCACCGGGGACGGCGAGGCGATGCTCGGCTTCGCCCGGACGATCCTGCAGGCCCATGAGCGGGCAGCGGCGTTCTTCACCGGGACCCGGCTGCGCGGCCGGCTGCGGTTCGGGGCCTCCGAGGACTTCGTACTGACCCGGCTGCCGGAGATCCTGGAGTCGTTCCGCCGTGACCACCCGGAGGTCGAGCTGGAGCTGACCGTGGAGCTCTCCGGGACGCTGCACCGGCAGCTGGCGGCGGGCCGGCTCGATCTGGTCCTCGCCAAGCGGCGGACCGGTGACACGCACGGTGAGCTGGTCTGGCAGGACGCGCTGACCTGGATCGGCGCACCGCACGTGCGGATCGATCCGGACCGTCCGGTGCCGCTGGTCCTCTTTCCGCCGCCGGGCATCACCCGGGCCCGCGCCCTGGAGGTGCTGGAGGAGCACGGCCGGTCGTGGCGGGTCGCCTGTACGAGTACGAGCCTGAGCGGACTGATCGCGGCGGCCCATGCCGGGCTGGGCGTGATGGCGCACACGCGCGGCCTCATCCCACCGGGACTGACCCCGGTGCCGGCCAGGGCGGGGCTGCCGGAGCTCGGCGATGTGGATTTCGTCCTGCTGCACGGCCGCCGCCGGGACGCGGCGCAGGAGGCGGCGGACGCGCTCGCGGCGGCGATCCTGGCGGGAGGCGACCGGCTGATCCGCTCCGTCGGCGGGATCAACGCGATCGGCGGCCGGGAGGGCGCGTGACCGAGGCGTACAGATTCGGTGGAGATTCCGGCGCAAGCTACTTACTCCTCCGTCAGATGTGCGCCCGAGCCCTGCCCATGTGGCCGGATATTTGTGGCTGACCTGTACAGATGCCACGCTTTCCAGAGCCTCCGGGCCCTCCCGTCGCGCCGCCCGATCAGGTAGCGTCACGGCGCTGTGCGGAGCGCCACAAGGAGCAGTTCATTGCGCGAGTTCACGGTCCCACCCATGGCGGCCGCGCCCCACGTCGGCGGTCTGGCTGATGTCGTCTTCGACTACCCGGAGGAGGACCCGCATCGGATTGCGTTCGGCCGGAAGGACGCGAGCGGACACTGGCGTGACATCACCGCCGCGACATTCCGTGACGAGGTGCTGGCCCTCGCCAAGGGGCTGATCGCCCACGGCGTCCGGTTCGGCGACCGGGTCGCCCTGATGTCCCGTACCCGGTACGAGTGGACGCTCTTCGATTTCGCGCTGTGGACGGTCGGTGCCCAGTCGGTGCCGATCTACCCGACGTCCTCGGCCGAGCAGGTCTTCTGGATGCTGCACGACGCCGATGTGTCCGCCATCGTGGTCGAGCACGAGGATCACGCGATGACGATCGCTTCGGTGATCGACCGGCTGCCCGGGCTGAGACGGCTGTGGCAGCTGGACTCCGACGCGGTGACCGAGCTCGTCGACGCGGGCACCCATGTCGAGGACGAGGTGGTGCACCGGCACCGGCGGGCGGTGACGCCCGAGTCCGTGGCGACCATCATCTACACGTCCGGTACGACGGGCCGGCCCAAGGGCTGTGTGATCACCCACGCCAACTTCATGTTCGAGACGGACACCATGGCCGCCCGGTGGGAGTCGGTCTTCCACTCCAAGCCGGGCGACGAGGCCGCCACGCTCCTCTTCCTGCCACTGGCGCATGTCTTCGGCCGGATGGTCGAGGTCACGGCGATCCGCGGCCGGGTGAAGCTGGGCCATCAGCCGGAGCTGTCGGCGAAGGCGCTGATGCCGGACCTGGTGACGTTCCGGCCGACGTTCATCCTGGCGGTCCCGTACATCTTCGAGAAGGTCTTCAACGGCGCCCGGCGCAAGGCCGAGGCGGAGGGCAAGCTCGGGCCGTTCGACAAGGCCTTCGACGTCGCGGTGAGGTACGCGGACGCGATGGAGCACAAGGCGTTCGGAACCGGCCCCGGGCCGTCGCCGGGGCTGCGGATGCAGCACCAGTTCTTCGACAAGGTCGTGTTCAAGAAGGTCCGCGACGCGATGGGCGGCCGGGTGCGGCACGCCATGTCGGGCGGCTCCGGGATGGAGCGGCAGCTCGGCCTGTTCTTCGAGGGCGCCGGCATCACGGTGTACGAGGGGTACGGACTGACCGAGTCGACTGCGGCGGCCACCGCCAATCCGCCGGAGCGCACCCGGTACGGCACGGTCGGGCAGCCGATCCCCGGCACCACCGTGCACATCGCCGACGACGGCGAGATATGGGTGTACGGACGCAATGTCTTCGGCGGCTACCTGGGCGACCCGAAGGCCACCGACGCGGTGCTGTACGACGGTTGGCTGGCCACCGGCGACCTGGGTGCACTCGACGAGGACGGCTATCTGACCATCACCGGGCGGAAGAAGGAGATCCTGGTGACGTCGGGCGGCAAGAGTGTGTCGCCGGCCGGTCTGGAGGAGCGGGTGCGGGCGCATCCGCTGGTCGCGCAGTGCATCGTGGTCGGCAACGACCGGCCGTACATCGCGGCGCTGGTGACCGTGGACCAGGAGTCCGTGGACCACTGGCTCTCCATGCAGGGGCGGCCACCGATGAGGGCGGCGGACCTGGTGCGTGACCCGGATCTGGAGATGGAGGTCCGGCGGGCGGTGGTGGCGGCCAACACGGCGGTGTCGCAGGCCGAGTCGATCCGTACGTTCCGGATACTGGCGCATCAGTTCACCGAGGAGCACGGTCTGCTGACCCCGTCCCTCAAGCTGAAACGGAAGGCGATCGAGACGGCGTACGCCGCCGAGGTGGACGCGCTGTACCGGTGAGGCGTGCCCGGGGCCGCCGACCTGAAATGCCCCTCGCCGGGAATGCTTCAGGGCCGTTGATCGTTGACCCAGGGAATACCGAACCGACGACGTAAGGATCGACCGCTCGTGAGCCAGGTCCCCTCCATCACCCTCAACAATGGCGTCGAGATGCCGCAGCTCGGTTTCGGTGTCTGGCAGGTGCCGGACACCGAAGCGACGAAGGCGGTCACGACGGCCATCGAGTCCGGGTACCGGAGCATCGACACCGCCGCGATCTACGAGAACGAGCAGGGCACGGGCAAGGCCATCGCCGACTCCGGTGTCGCCCGGGAAGAGCTGTTCGTCACCACGAAGCTGTGGAACAGCCAGCAGGGCTACGACACCACCCTGCGTGCGTTCGACGCCTCGCTCGACAAGCTGGGTCTCGACTATGTCGACCTGTACCTGATCCACTGGCCGGTGCCGGCCAAGGACGCGTACATCGACACGTACAAGGCCTTCGAGAAGATCTACGCCGACGGCCGCGCGAAGGCCATCGGTGTCTCGAACTTCCTGCCCGAGCACCTGGAGCGCCTGCTCGGTGAGACCTCCGTGGTCCCCGTGATCAACCAGATCGAGCTGCACCCGCAGCTCCAGCAGGCCGAGTCCCGCGCCTTCCACGCCAAGCACGACATCGCGACCGAGGCCTGGTCGCCGCTTGGTCAGGGCAAGGGCCTCCTGGAGGTCCCGACGGTCGTCGCGATCGCCCAGAAGCACGGTCGCACGCCCGCGCAGGTGGTGCTCCGCTGGCACATCCAGACGGGCAACGTGGTGATCCCGAAGTCCGTGACGCCGTCGCGGATCGCGGAGAACCTCGATGTGTTCGGCTTCGAGCTGGACGCCGACGACCTCGCCGCGTTCGCCGCGCTGGACGAGGGCAAGCGCCTCGGTCCGAACCCCGGCGAGTTCAACCTCGGCGCCTGAGCCCCACCGCTCCACGACCGAATCACACGGAACCGCCGCCCGGTCTCGAGCCGGGCGGCGTCCGTATGCCCGAACCTGGAGGACCGCGCCATGAGCGGGGAGACCGCACCCGTCGTCGAACCGGGCCTGTACCGGCTGCGCAATGTGGGCAGTGGGCTGCTGCTGGAGGTGTACGGCTCCGCCAAGGGCAGCGGCGCCAATGTGCAACAGGGCAGCGAGAAGCGGGACGGGGTGGGCGCCCAGCACTGGCAGCTCTCACCGGTGCACGAAGGTGCCGCCCTCCACCATCTGACCAACGCGCACAGCGGCAAACGACTGGACGTCGCCAACGCGTCCACGGAGAACGGCGCCAATGTCCAGCAGTGGAAGGCCAACAACTACGGCGCCCAGGAATGGCTGGTCGAACAGCACCTGGATGCGCCGGGCACCGTGACCCTGGTCAGCTTCATCAGCGGACTCGTCCTCGAAGTGGCCGACGGCAGCACGGCGGACGGCGCCAACGTCCAGCAGTGGGAGGACACCGACTCCCCCGGTCAGTGGTGGCAGTTGGAACCGGTGTCCCAGGGGCGCTGAGGGCTGTCCCATCGGCCCTGGGCGCCCCACAGGGATGACGGGACAACCCTCAGGCGCGCCGGGCCAGGTGGACCGTGCGTGCCGTGAGCAGGAAGACGTCCGGGCGGTGGCGCAGCCCGGCCGGGTCGTCGGGATCGAGCAGCCGGTCGAGTACGGCGAGGTCGTCGGCGGCGAGCGCGTCGGCAAACATCTCGCGCCGCCGGGCGAATTCGGCGATGACATGGTCGCGGGCCTGGTCGGAGAGTGGTGCGGGCAGATCGAGCAGGAAGCTGCGGGTGCCCTGCGGAGCCAGCCCCACCGCGGTGAACAGGGCGCTCCAGTCCTCGGTCTCCCGCTTGGCGTCCGGAAGGGACGCCCTCATCTCCTCGAACCAGTCTGCGGTCACCGCGTCGAGCCTCGCCTCCAGGCCCGGCCGGCCGAACCCGATGTCGCGTGGCAGCTGACGGGGCGGCAGCCCGCCCTCGACCAGGGCGACGGTGCCACCCGGGCGCAGCAGCCCGGCGAAACCGGTGAGGACGGCGCGTTGGTCACCCATGTGGTGCAGCGCGTTGCCCGCCCAGATCAGGTCCGCGTCCCCCAGCTTCGCCAGTTCGTCCGGGAGCTCCGCGTGCAGCGTACGGACGCGGTCACCGAGGCCGAGCCGTACGGCGCGGGCCCGGGCGCGCTCCAGCAGCGCCGGGGTGCCGTCCACGGCGACGACTTCGGCTTCCGGGAACGCCTCGGCGAGCAGACACGCGATCACGCCGGGGCCACTGCCGATGTCGAGGACCCGGCGTACCCGCGAGGCGGTGGGAAGACCGGCGATCCAGCGGGCTGCCTCCCGGTACTGCGGGCTGCTGAGCTCGGCGTTCCGCTCCAGGATCGGACCCATGACGTCCCAGTCGAAGTCGGTGGTGTCGTGGTGAGGGCCGTGCCCGGCACGGTCGTGCCTTCCGTGGGCGATGTCGTGGTGAGGGCCGTGGTCGGCATGCTTCGTCATGCGGACAAGACTCGCCCCGTATCAGGTGTCCGGCATAGCCTTGTTGCCGATTCGGCAAGCCGCCGCCGCGCCGGTCCTGTGGACGACGCGGTCGTCGACGGCGCCGGCGCCACTCGTGCGCCAGGCACGTGTGCGCGCCGGCCACGCATTGCGGTCCCGCCGTCAGTCCCGGCGGCGGAACACCAGCAACCGGTACTCCGGGTCGCGGCGCGGCCGGTTCCCGTCGGGCAGAGCCAGCAGCGCCGCCGCGAGCCGGTCGGCCGCCGCCCCCGGCAGCTCCAGACGCGAGACGAAGTCACCCCTGCGCACACTTCGCGCCGCCGCCAGCGGTGTCCGCCCCTGTCCATGGCCGAGGAAGCGGGCCTCCCCCACCACGTCGAGCCCGGCTTCCGCCCCGTACGCGGCGACCAGTTCCTCGCTGTCCGACGGCTTCGGCCTCAGATAGGGGGCGAACGCCTCGTCGATGTCGCTGCCCACGTCGTGCGCCGCGTCCTTGTCGACCGTGGTGACGAACACCCCGCCGGGCCCCAGTACCCGGGCGGCCTCGGACACCACCGCTCGCGCGTCCCCCGCTCCCCGCAGCAGATGCAGCAGCCAGATCGCACCGACCGCGTCCACGGTCGAGGCGCCCAGCGGCAGCCGGCGCGCGTCGCCGAGCGCCACCGCGCCGATCCGCTGCCGGGCAAGCCGCGCCATTCCGTACGAGGCATCGGTGCCCAGCACCTTCAGTCCGGGCCGGGCCGCCGCGATCCGCTGGGTGACCAGCCCCGTACCGCAGCCGATGTCCAGCAGTGTGCGCGCGGACTCCGGGACCAGGCCCAGCACGGCGCGGGCCGCGGACTCGGCCCTGGGCACGCCACCGCGGGTCGCGTCGTAGACAGCCGCCTCGGTGTTGTAGTCGAGCATGCGGACGACTGTAGGACACCGGCCGGACCCAGGGTGGGGGCTGCCGGAAGACTGCGAATACGCGAGGCCGGGGCTCTACGACCGACGGCGCGGCTTGCCGCCCTTGCCGCCCTTGCCGCCCTTCGGGCCGCCGGCACCGCCCCGTGGACTCTTGCCGCCCGACTTGCCGGCCGCGGGCTTCCGCCGCGCGTCACCCGCGTCGGGGCGCTTGCGCTGCTTCGGCTGGGGCGGGGTGGCGGTGCGGCCCCGGGAGCTGTTCACGGTCCGCCCCCGGACGATCCCGATGAAGTCCTCCACCATGTCGGTGGTTGCGTCCTCCGGCCACGACAGTGCGACGCGCGACTCGGGAGCGCCGGTGACCGGCCGGTACGTGAGGTCCTTGCGGTGGTGCAGGCGCGCCAGCGACTGCGGGACGACCAACAGGCCCACTCCTGCAGCCACCAGTTCGATGGCGTCCGCCGTCGTGGCCGGGCGCTCGTTCGCGGGCCGTCCCGGCGGACGCTCCCAGTCGAGGGTGTCGTCGAGGGGATGCAGCACGATCTCGTCGGCCAGATCCTCGGCGGACACCTCGTCGACCGCGGCCGCGATGTGGTCCTTCGGGATCACGACCACCGTCGTCTCGGTGTACAGGGGGATCGCGCTGAGGTCCGTCCGGTCGATCGGCAGCCGCACGAATCCCGCGTCGGCGCCGCCGCCCCGCAACACGTCGGATGCCTCCGCGGCGGTCACCGCGACGAGGGTCAGGGGGATCTCGGGCAGCCGCTCGTTCCAGATACGCACCCACTTGGTCGGCGTCACGCCTGGTACATACGCAAGCCGGAAAGAAGGGGGGATCTCGGAGCCTGTCACCCCGCCAGGTTACCGGTCGTGGTCGGAGGTATCGCACACGCTCGCTACTCTTGACACCATGACGTCGCACCAGACCACCCAGACCATGAAGCCCGCGACCGCGGCGAAGAAACTGGGTGTGTACCTCGAGGCCACCCCCACCGAGTTCCAGGAGGGTGTCGTCTCGCGCAGCGAGCTCAACGCGCTGCAGGCCGATCCGCCCGAGTGGCTGCAGGAACTGCGGCGCAACGGCCCCCACCCCCGTCCGGTGGTCGCGGCGAAGCTCGGCATCTCCATCTCGGGTCTCGCGCGTGGCGGCATCACGGACGCCCTCACCACGGAGCAGATCGAGGCGCTGAAGAAGGAGCTTCCCGAGTGGCTGCAGAAGGAACGCGCCACCCAGGCCGAGGTCCGGAAGGAAGCGGTCCGCATCAAGGAGATGAACGCGGAGAAGCAGGCGGAGCGCGGCGACCAGACCCGCTGACCTCGTCTCCCCCGTGCTCGACGGCGGTGGGCGCCGCGT is drawn from Streptomyces sp. NBC_01717 and contains these coding sequences:
- the fdhD gene encoding formate dehydrogenase accessory sulfurtransferase FdhD; its protein translation is MGRVTERRRTIRIRDGVVSARPDTLVAEEPLEIRLNGRPLAITMRTPGDDFALAAGFLVSEGVIGDGSEVQSIVYCAGATADGVNTYNVVDVKLAPGVQVPDITLERNVYTTSSCGLCGKASLDAVRTTTRHPIADTPPVRVEPALLSALPDRLREAQRVFDRTGGLHAAALFSETGELLDIREDVGRHNAVDKLVGRALTDHRLPLSRAILLVSGRASFELAQKAVMAGIPMLAAVSAPSSLAVDLAAETGLTLVGFLRGPSMNVYAGDHRIALEATVGQG
- a CDS encoding AMP-dependent synthetase/ligase; the encoded protein is MAAAPHVGGLADVVFDYPEEDPHRIAFGRKDASGHWRDITAATFRDEVLALAKGLIAHGVRFGDRVALMSRTRYEWTLFDFALWTVGAQSVPIYPTSSAEQVFWMLHDADVSAIVVEHEDHAMTIASVIDRLPGLRRLWQLDSDAVTELVDAGTHVEDEVVHRHRRAVTPESVATIIYTSGTTGRPKGCVITHANFMFETDTMAARWESVFHSKPGDEAATLLFLPLAHVFGRMVEVTAIRGRVKLGHQPELSAKALMPDLVTFRPTFILAVPYIFEKVFNGARRKAEAEGKLGPFDKAFDVAVRYADAMEHKAFGTGPGPSPGLRMQHQFFDKVVFKKVRDAMGGRVRHAMSGGSGMERQLGLFFEGAGITVYEGYGLTESTAAATANPPERTRYGTVGQPIPGTTVHIADDGEIWVYGRNVFGGYLGDPKATDAVLYDGWLATGDLGALDEDGYLTITGRKKEILVTSGGKSVSPAGLEERVRAHPLVAQCIVVGNDRPYIAALVTVDQESVDHWLSMQGRPPMRAADLVRDPDLEMEVRRAVVAANTAVSQAESIRTFRILAHQFTEEHGLLTPSLKLKRKAIETAYAAEVDALYR
- a CDS encoding RICIN domain-containing protein is translated as MSGETAPVVEPGLYRLRNVGSGLLLEVYGSAKGSGANVQQGSEKRDGVGAQHWQLSPVHEGAALHHLTNAHSGKRLDVANASTENGANVQQWKANNYGAQEWLVEQHLDAPGTVTLVSFISGLVLEVADGSTADGANVQQWEDTDSPGQWWQLEPVSQGR
- a CDS encoding class I SAM-dependent methyltransferase, which encodes MLDYNTEAAVYDATRGGVPRAESAARAVLGLVPESARTLLDIGCGTGLVTQRIAAARPGLKVLGTDASYGMARLARQRIGAVALGDARRLPLGASTVDAVGAIWLLHLLRGAGDARAVVSEAARVLGPGGVFVTTVDKDAAHDVGSDIDEAFAPYLRPKPSDSEELVAAYGAEAGLDVVGEARFLGHGQGRTPLAAARSVRRGDFVSRLELPGAAADRLAAALLALPDGNRPRRDPEYRLLVFRRRD
- a CDS encoding bile acid:sodium symporter family protein; its protein translation is MSRRTLKLPSWLPIDPYILALIGTVAVAALLPASGAAADVAGGASTGAVALLFFLYGARLSTAEALDGLKHWRLHLTVLICTFVAFPLLGLAGESLVPYVLTPQLYSGFLFLCLVPSTIQSSIAFTSIARGNVPAAICAGSFSSLAGIFLTPLLAAGLLGNSGGGFSGDALLKIGVQLLLPFVAGQLLRRWIGGFITRHKKVLGYVDRGSILLVVYTAFSEGMVAGIWHQVTPARLGALLAAEAVLLALMLALTWHGAKRLGFDRGDRIAIQFAGSKKSLASGLPMASVLFGAHASLAVLPLMLFHQMQLMVCAVIAKRRSRDPLERLDPRDPQQGRRERSGNPASGAAAEEPVAVG
- a CDS encoding class I SAM-dependent methyltransferase, producing the protein MTKHADHGPHHDIAHGRHDRAGHGPHHDTTDFDWDVMGPILERNAELSSPQYREAARWIAGLPTASRVRRVLDIGSGPGVIACLLAEAFPEAEVVAVDGTPALLERARARAVRLGLGDRVRTLHAELPDELAKLGDADLIWAGNALHHMGDQRAVLTGFAGLLRPGGTVALVEGGLPPRQLPRDIGFGRPGLEARLDAVTADWFEEMRASLPDAKRETEDWSALFTAVGLAPQGTRSFLLDLPAPLSDQARDHVIAEFARRREMFADALAADDLAVLDRLLDPDDPAGLRHRPDVFLLTARTVHLARRA
- a CDS encoding GntR family transcriptional regulator, which codes for MLSTGLPQGAVPKLERPGPLRERVYEALLELITTRALRPGQHLVESELAGHLGVSRQPVREALQRLNTEGWVDLRPAQGAFVHEPTEEEADQLLSVRTLLEAEAARLAAANSGTAGIAALEELCAKGEQAVADDDVDLAVATNAAFHAKVMELAGNVVLAELAGQVDRRVRWYYTPVARQRGTQSWIEHRALIAAISSRDEQRATEIMRTHTEHTRKTYHQREQG
- a CDS encoding aldo/keto reductase, whose protein sequence is MSQVPSITLNNGVEMPQLGFGVWQVPDTEATKAVTTAIESGYRSIDTAAIYENEQGTGKAIADSGVAREELFVTTKLWNSQQGYDTTLRAFDASLDKLGLDYVDLYLIHWPVPAKDAYIDTYKAFEKIYADGRAKAIGVSNFLPEHLERLLGETSVVPVINQIELHPQLQQAESRAFHAKHDIATEAWSPLGQGKGLLEVPTVVAIAQKHGRTPAQVVLRWHIQTGNVVIPKSVTPSRIAENLDVFGFELDADDLAAFAALDEGKRLGPNPGEFNLGA
- a CDS encoding LysR family transcriptional regulator, with the translated sequence MYDPAQLRTFLAVAQTLSFTQAARRLGVRQSTVSQHVRRLEDATGRQLFTRDTHRVDLTGDGEAMLGFARTILQAHERAAAFFTGTRLRGRLRFGASEDFVLTRLPEILESFRRDHPEVELELTVELSGTLHRQLAAGRLDLVLAKRRTGDTHGELVWQDALTWIGAPHVRIDPDRPVPLVLFPPPGITRARALEVLEEHGRSWRVACTSTSLSGLIAAAHAGLGVMAHTRGLIPPGLTPVPARAGLPELGDVDFVLLHGRRRDAAQEAADALAAAILAGGDRLIRSVGGINAIGGREGA
- a CDS encoding beta-ketoacyl-ACP synthase III, with protein sequence MTGSRVVALGHYQPAKVLTNDDLAAMVDTSDEWITSRVGIKTRHVGGPDEPVDEMAAHAAAKALAAAGLLPTDIDLVLVATSTAMDRSPSMSARVAARLGMGSPAVMDINVVCSGFTHALATADHAVRAGAATRALVIGADKMADIADWTDRSTCVLLGDGAGAAVVVADPRGDADAAPGIGPVLWGSVPEMGRAVRIEGTPPRFAQEGQSVYRWATTQLPPIARKVCERAGVAPEDLAAVVLHQANLRIIEPVARKIGAVNAVIARDVVDSGNTSAASIPMALSKLVERGEVESGAPALLFGFGGNLSYAGQVIRCP